From one [Ruminococcus] lactaris ATCC 29176 genomic stretch:
- a CDS encoding FeoB-associated Cys-rich membrane protein — translation MMANIVILTLIAAYCIYLIYKGCKNMKEGKHPGCAGCSGNCGSCGGCTGHTEKYKKKD, via the coding sequence ATGATGGCCAATATTGTGATACTGACACTGATCGCAGCCTATTGTATTTATCTGATCTATAAGGGCTGCAAGAATATGAAAGAAGGAAAGCATCCCGGTTGTGCCGGATGCAGCGGAAACTGTGGGAGCTGTGGCGGCTGCACAGGACATACAGAAAAGTATAAAAAGAAAGACTGA
- a CDS encoding heavy-metal-associated domain-containing protein — MVDAIIIVLVIILLFFALKGSLKHFKGESPCCGGGSGNSGKAKTKFLDGPVIGKKTLTIEGMHCEHCVNAVTNALNEIDGVVAKVTLKSNSAEVSYDREINEADLKNAVKKAGYEVTGIS; from the coding sequence ATGGTAGATGCAATTATTATTGTACTTGTGATCATATTACTCTTTTTTGCATTGAAAGGCTCATTGAAGCACTTCAAGGGTGAGAGTCCGTGCTGCGGTGGCGGTTCAGGGAATTCAGGAAAAGCGAAAACGAAGTTCCTTGACGGTCCGGTGATCGGCAAAAAAACGCTTACAATTGAAGGAATGCATTGTGAGCATTGTGTAAATGCAGTGACAAATGCTTTAAATGAGATTGATGGCGTTGTTGCGAAAGTAACATTAAAAAGCAACAGTGCAGAAGTGTCTTATGACCGGGAGATCAATGAGGCAGATCTGAAAAATGCAGTAAAGAAAGCCGGTTATGAAGTGACAGGTATTTCATAA
- a CDS encoding Fur family transcriptional regulator has translation MNRKEQIVEKLKENGCRITKQRRMLIDIILENDCSSCKEIFYKASRADEKIGVATVYRMINALEEIGAISRKNMYKVECPEECRQEGGCIITLDDDTTYHLTDQNWNRVVQEGLKQCGYLKDQKIAEIKIQSQIS, from the coding sequence GTGAACAGAAAAGAGCAGATTGTAGAAAAACTGAAAGAGAACGGATGCCGCATTACGAAACAAAGGCGAATGCTGATCGATATTATTCTTGAGAATGACTGTTCAAGCTGCAAGGAGATTTTTTATAAAGCATCCAGGGCGGATGAAAAGATCGGGGTAGCGACAGTATATCGGATGATTAATGCACTGGAAGAGATCGGTGCGATCAGCCGGAAGAATATGTATAAGGTAGAATGCCCGGAGGAATGCCGGCAGGAGGGCGGGTGCATTATCACTTTGGATGATGATACAACGTATCATCTGACAGATCAGAACTGGAACAGGGTAGTTCAGGAAGGTTTGAAGCAGTGTGGGTATTTAAAGGACCAGAAGATTGCTGAAATAAAGATTCAAAGCCAAATTAGTTGA